A genomic segment from Nicotiana tabacum cultivar K326 chromosome 7, ASM71507v2, whole genome shotgun sequence encodes:
- the LOC107766601 gene encoding uncharacterized protein LOC107766601 has translation MGVLEKISEALHNNEKKTVELSQKIFKLISEWGTFEKDLDLSSKCLKECFNEMESKEMHLGSVQESVAESLKELNAIRESVERKREEVERKEEELESKWKDLSLARKGFAETVKLREEKLNDQEKVVERLWDEVKFERKQTGDVEEKLIEIRLKEKNLNRIQSWIHHETHALELKDQELAEKMEEIKVKEHNLQSMKKELEDREMGLESLNKELVIKECMLDNVKKELRVKENNLDYVKKELRENENNLEPLKKALAVKESRLDGVMKEVRVKESKLGIMKKELREKENNLESMNKELAVKENRLDSMQKEVRVKESKLEILKKELGEKENNVESVNKELAVRENRLEGVKKVLRVKESNLDYLEKELRENEKKLDYAKKELREKEINLDSLKKELTYKENMLDSMKKELQLKGSNLNIVMKELKEKEKELDFVKKELREEEINVDVVKKELSVKENMLDNMKKELGLEENNLDIVMKELKEKEKNMDFVKKELREKENELESVKKEFKAEADNLIALRKQLESKEVFLSSMKKELEHKEKFHDVMKKKLELHEEHLKSFNERLNLRERELDSIQEAYKQRFEELNSKEKKLDSLEEFAKKKTMRTFNQKRKYSW, from the coding sequence ATGGGTGTACTGGAAAAGATATCGGAAGCATTGCATAACAACGAGAAGAAGACGGTGGAGTTAagtcaaaaaatatttaagttaATTTCGGAATGGGGAACTTTTGAGAAGGACTTAGATTTATCCAGCAAGTGTTTGAAGGAATGCTTCAATGAGATGGAATCCAAGGAAATGCATTTAGGATCAGTTCAAGAATCAGTGGCGGAGAGCTTGAAGGAACTCAATGCTATTAGGGAATCAGTTGAACGAAAACGCGAAGAAGTTGAGAGGAAAGAGGAGGAATTGGAGTCGAAGTGGAAGGATTTGAGTTTGGCACGAAAAGGGTTTGCTGAGACTGTGAagttaagggaggagaagctgAATGATCAGGAGAAGGTGGTGGAAAGGCTTTGGGATGAGGTTAAATTCGAGCGGAAACAAACAGGCGATGTGGAGgaaaaattaattgaaattaGGTTGAAAGAGAAGAATTTGAATAGGATTCAGAGTTGGATTCACCATGAAACACATGCCCTTGAGTTGAAAGATCAAGAATTGGCTGaaaagatggaagaaattaaagtCAAGGAACATAATTTGCAGTCCATGAAGAAGGAACTTGAGGATAGGGAAATGGGGTTGGAATCTTTAAATAAAGAGCTGGTGATAAAGGAATGTATGTTGGATAATGTGAAGAAAGAACTGAGGGTGAAGGAGAATAACTTGGATTATGTGAAAAAGGAACTAAGGGAGAATGAAAATAACTTGGAACCTCTGAAGAAGGCTCTTGCTGTTAAGGAAAGTAGGTTGGATGGTGTGATGAAAGAAGTAAGAGTGAAGGAAAGTAAATTGGGGATAATGAAGAAAGAACTTAGAGAAAAGGAAAATAACTTGGAATCTATGAACAAGGAACTTGCTGTCAAGGAAAATAGGTTGGATAGTATGCAGAAAGAAGTAAGAGTTAAGGAAAGTAAATtggagattttgaagaaagaacttggagaaaaggaaaataaCGTGGAATCTGTGAACAAGGAACTTGCTGTTAGGGAAAACAGGTTGGAAGGTGTGAAGAAAGTATTAAGAGTGAAGGAAAGTAACTTAGACTATTTGGAGAAGGAACttagagaaaatgaaaaaaaattggaTTATGCAAAAAAGGAACTAAGGGAGAAGGAGATTAACTTGGATTCTTTGAAGAAGGAACTTACTTATAAGGAAAACATGTTGGATAGTATGAAGAAAGAACTGCAATTGAAGGGAAGTAACTTAAATATTGTGATGAAGGAACttaaagagaaggaaaaagaatTAGATTTTGTTAAAAAGGAGCTAAGGGAGGAGGAAATTAACGTGGATGTGGTGAAGAAGGAACTTTCTGTTAAAGAAAATATGTTGGATAATATGAAGAAAGAGTTGGGATTGGAGGAAAATAACTTAGATATTGTGATGAAGGAacttaaagaaaaggaaaaaaacatgGATTTTGTGAAAAAGGAGCTGAGGGAGAAGGAGAATGAATTGGAGTCGGTGAAGAAGGAATTCAAAGCTGAAGCAGATAACTTGATTGCTCTTAGGAAGCAACTTGAATCTAAGGAGGTCTTCTTGTCCTCAATGAAGaaggaacttgagcacaaggagAAATTTCATGATGTaatgaagaagaaacttgaaCTCCACGAGGAACACTTGAAGTCATTCAATGAGAGACTCAATTTGAGGGAGAGAGAGCTTGATTCTATTCAAGAAGCATATAAACAGCGGTTTGAAGAACTTAATTCAAAGGAGAAGAAACTGGATTCACTAGAggaatttgcaaaaaaaaaaactatgagGACTTTCAATCAGAAAAGAAAATATTCCTGGTAG